Proteins encoded together in one Nostoc sp. PCC 7524 window:
- a CDS encoding ISL3 family transposase, producing the protein MSVLSYLLPDSANLKLENCILDEIKTQIKLIVSAINRVVNCPVCNQPTHKIHSRYERKLADLPWADYSITLQLRVRKFFCLNKLCKRRIFAERLTNVTAPWARRTLRLAQRLSAIGLANGGAAGVRLSQDLGIKVSRNTLLNLVRSIPLPPIVTPHTLGVDDFCFRKCKTYGTALIDLERRRPIALLKDAKAETLAEWLKAHPGVKVVSRDRSKTYESGIRQGAPEAIQVADRFHLLQNLSQTLYQVFGNHAKTLKEVEKQVFNTDTKVHLEVETANNLSMIAETNKSPVVPRFPQNTSLKRKVQSAKARDRRREIHEQVWRLRSIGLSGLAIAQELGVSKTTVFNYLRSSTFTERRERSDHGLSLLNPYHDYLLSRWNSGNHNTQELFEEIRTCGYTGSYATVARFTRYLKTLPGFEPAKGSRKNASPRVSSCAHRPLTPSRVTALVLRRPELIQPNEREVIAQLQKAHSDLKSAIELAQQFASLVRQRLPEQLDAWLNKAKNSLVSLLRSFAVSLESDYDAVKAGVTMSVSNGPVEGHINRLKMLKRQMYGRAKIDLLERRFLLAI; encoded by the coding sequence ATGTCAGTGCTAAGTTATCTATTACCAGATTCAGCAAACCTGAAACTTGAAAATTGCATTCTTGACGAGATAAAAACTCAGATAAAGTTGATTGTTTCTGCTATCAATAGAGTAGTTAATTGTCCAGTTTGTAACCAACCAACTCATAAAATTCATAGTCGCTATGAGCGAAAGTTAGCAGATTTACCCTGGGCTGATTACAGCATTACTTTACAGTTAAGGGTGCGGAAGTTTTTTTGCCTTAATAAATTGTGTAAACGGCGCATTTTTGCAGAAAGGCTGACCAATGTTACCGCACCTTGGGCGAGAAGAACTCTACGTTTAGCTCAAAGACTGAGTGCGATTGGTTTAGCTAATGGTGGTGCAGCAGGGGTAAGACTCTCACAGGACTTGGGGATAAAAGTTTCTCGCAACACGCTATTAAATTTAGTCCGCTCAATTCCACTACCACCCATCGTAACGCCACATACTCTTGGGGTAGACGACTTTTGTTTTCGTAAATGTAAAACTTACGGCACAGCACTAATTGATCTCGAACGCAGACGACCAATTGCTCTACTCAAAGATGCAAAGGCTGAAACTTTGGCAGAATGGTTAAAAGCTCACCCTGGTGTCAAAGTCGTCTCACGAGATCGGTCAAAAACTTATGAAAGTGGTATTCGCCAAGGTGCGCCAGAAGCCATTCAAGTTGCAGACCGCTTTCATCTATTGCAGAACTTATCTCAAACGCTTTATCAAGTCTTTGGTAATCACGCCAAAACACTAAAAGAAGTGGAAAAACAAGTCTTTAATACTGATACTAAAGTGCATTTAGAGGTGGAAACAGCAAACAACCTTTCCATGATTGCTGAGACTAATAAGAGTCCAGTTGTGCCAAGGTTTCCCCAAAACACATCTTTAAAAAGAAAAGTTCAATCCGCCAAAGCACGGGATAGACGCAGAGAAATCCATGAGCAAGTTTGGAGACTGCGGTCTATTGGCTTATCAGGGCTAGCAATCGCTCAAGAGCTGGGAGTTTCTAAAACTACCGTATTCAATTACTTGCGTAGCTCAACTTTTACCGAACGTCGTGAACGTAGCGACCACGGTCTGAGTCTTCTCAACCCTTATCATGATTACCTCCTCAGTCGCTGGAATAGCGGGAACCACAACACCCAAGAACTGTTTGAAGAAATTCGCACCTGCGGCTATACCGGTAGTTATGCCACGGTCGCTCGCTTCACTCGTTATCTCAAGACCTTGCCCGGATTTGAGCCAGCAAAAGGTTCAAGAAAAAACGCTTCCCCCAGGGTTAGCTCTTGCGCCCATCGTCCTCTCACCCCCAGTCGCGTCACAGCTTTAGTCTTGCGACGACCAGAATTAATACAGCCTAATGAGCGTGAAGTCATCGCTCAACTACAAAAAGCCCATTCGGATTTGAAGTCAGCTATTGAACTAGCACAACAGTTTGCATCTCTTGTGCGTCAACGCCTGCCTGAGCAGCTCGATGCTTGGTTAAACAAAGCTAAAAACAGCTTGGTTTCTTTGTTGCGCTCCTTTGCTGTTAGTTTAGAGTCTGACTACGATGCTGTGAAAGCAGGTGTAACTATGTCAGTTAGTAATGGCCCAGTTGAAGGGCATATTAATCGACTGAAAATGTTAAAACGGCAGATGTATGGTCGCGCCAAGATAGACTTACTAGAACGACGATTTCTGTTGGCTATTTGA
- a CDS encoding four helix bundle protein, which translates to MSYRNQFIWQRAVQLAINCYKFTRLFPQSELYGLTSQIRRSSVSVASNIAEGYGRRSKPEYIQFLHIALGSLRELDTQLIIAKEVDLADKDLFTPVLNEVEEMQSILVATLNKLKG; encoded by the coding sequence ATGAGTTATAGAAATCAGTTTATCTGGCAAAGGGCAGTTCAACTTGCTATCAATTGTTATAAATTTACCCGCCTATTTCCTCAGTCAGAATTGTACGGTTTAACTAGTCAAATACGCCGTTCATCCGTATCTGTAGCGTCTAATATAGCTGAAGGCTATGGTAGGCGTTCCAAACCAGAATATATCCAGTTTTTACATATTGCGCTAGGTTCTTTGAGAGAACTTGATACGCAATTAATCATTGCCAAAGAAGTAGATTTAGCTGATAAAGACCTTTTCACTCCCGTATTAAATGAAGTTGAGGAAATGCAAAGTATATTAGTTGCTACTTTAAACAAACTCAAGGGTTGA
- a CDS encoding glycosyltransferase family 4 protein, with translation MRIAWIGKKSPFCGNVTYSREITNALLDRGHQVSFLHFAQEEPEVDNWPNFQEVSLPFLYKSQVYTIPTFKATKVLTKSLKEIKPDIVHASLTLSPLDFVLPEICEQLNLPLIATFHTPFAGKGAKLISGTQLLAYQLYAPFLGNYDRVIVFSQIQRELLGRMGVREENVAVIPNGVDTVKYSPGYSTIKAEFQAERLFVYQGRLAPEKNVESLLRAWKQAGMGPNSKLLIVGDGPLRTSLEPFYGAEYNIIWLGFVADEARRIEILRGADVFILPSLVEGLSLSLLEAMACELACIATDVGADGEVLEKGAGVVLNPKTVRSQLRTLLPLFQDHAELTTLLGQKARKRVLDLYTLSKNITQLEELYREVLAQRPVKLSWGA, from the coding sequence ATGCGTATAGCCTGGATTGGAAAAAAATCACCCTTTTGTGGCAACGTCACTTACAGTAGAGAAATCACAAACGCCTTGCTAGACAGAGGGCATCAAGTTAGCTTTCTCCACTTTGCTCAAGAAGAACCTGAAGTAGACAACTGGCCGAATTTTCAAGAGGTTTCCCTGCCTTTCCTTTACAAGTCGCAGGTTTACACCATCCCCACTTTCAAAGCAACTAAGGTTTTAACTAAGTCACTCAAGGAAATTAAGCCAGATATTGTCCACGCCTCCTTGACTTTATCTCCCCTTGACTTTGTACTACCAGAAATCTGTGAACAATTAAATTTGCCCCTCATTGCGACATTTCACACCCCATTTGCAGGTAAGGGGGCAAAACTAATTTCAGGCACACAACTTTTAGCATATCAACTATATGCGCCTTTTTTGGGTAATTATGATCGCGTGATTGTATTCTCTCAAATCCAGCGTGAACTGTTGGGACGAATGGGTGTACGAGAAGAAAATGTGGCTGTGATTCCCAATGGTGTCGATACTGTCAAATATTCCCCTGGCTATTCCACAATTAAAGCTGAATTTCAAGCTGAACGTCTGTTTGTTTATCAAGGACGACTAGCTCCAGAGAAAAACGTAGAATCATTGCTACGTGCTTGGAAGCAGGCAGGCATGGGGCCAAATAGTAAATTGTTAATTGTTGGTGATGGCCCCTTAAGAACTTCTTTAGAACCATTTTATGGTGCTGAATACAACATTATTTGGTTGGGATTTGTGGCAGATGAAGCCCGACGGATCGAAATTTTACGGGGTGCAGATGTATTTATTTTGCCTTCATTAGTAGAGGGTTTATCGCTATCACTACTAGAGGCTATGGCCTGTGAGTTAGCTTGTATCGCTACAGATGTGGGTGCAGATGGTGAAGTATTAGAAAAAGGTGCAGGAGTAGTCTTAAATCCCAAGACAGTGCGATCGCAACTGAGAACTCTTCTTCCATTATTTCAAGACCATGCTGAGTTAACAACATTACTGGGACAAAAAGCTAGAAAGCGTGTACTAGATTTATATACTCTGAGTAAAAATATTACTCAATTAGAAGAACTGTATCGGGAAGTTTTAGCACAGCGCCCTGTAAAACTCAGTTGGGGAGCATAG
- a CDS encoding IS110 family transposase has translation MQVVYNRCAGLDVHKKTVVACVITPKSSSGWHKEIRTFTTMTQDLLKLSDWLTSHNCTHVAMESTGEYWRPVFNILEGNFEVMLVNARHIKAVPGRKTDIKDSQWIAELLQHGLLRASFIPPVEQRDLRDLTRHRSNFIRERVNLVNRVQKVLEAANIKLASVASDVMGVSGRAMLAAIVEGSASPELMADLAKGTMRKKHDLLIQALEGRVRPHQRFILAQLLCQIDSIDETIKCFDQQIEEYCRPFDQAVELVDTIPGVARRTAEIIVSEIGTDMSRFPSAEHLAAWAGVAPGNYESGGKKLCDGTRKGNRVLRTILVQAAHALARTKTYLAAQFRRLSARRGKNALRLLLHILF, from the coding sequence ATGCAGGTAGTCTACAATCGTTGTGCAGGACTAGATGTACACAAAAAGACGGTGGTAGCTTGTGTAATTACCCCGAAGTCTTCGTCCGGATGGCACAAGGAAATACGCACATTCACTACAATGACTCAGGACTTGTTAAAACTTTCTGACTGGTTAACAAGTCACAATTGTACTCATGTAGCAATGGAGAGTACTGGAGAGTACTGGCGACCTGTATTTAATATCCTAGAAGGAAACTTTGAAGTTATGTTAGTTAATGCCCGTCATATAAAAGCGGTGCCAGGACGCAAAACAGACATCAAAGATTCGCAGTGGATTGCCGAACTACTACAACATGGGTTGTTACGTGCGAGTTTTATTCCCCCTGTGGAGCAAAGAGATTTGCGCGATTTAACTCGTCATCGTAGCAATTTTATTCGCGAAAGAGTTAACTTAGTGAATCGAGTCCAAAAAGTGCTGGAAGCTGCTAATATCAAACTTGCCTCAGTTGCCAGTGACGTAATGGGTGTGTCAGGACGAGCAATGCTAGCTGCGATTGTTGAAGGTAGCGCTAGTCCTGAACTGATGGCGGACTTGGCAAAAGGAACCATGCGAAAAAAGCACGATTTACTGATTCAAGCACTTGAGGGTAGAGTTCGTCCTCATCAACGATTCATTCTTGCACAGCTACTGTGTCAAATTGATAGCATAGACGAAACAATTAAATGTTTTGACCAACAAATTGAGGAATATTGCCGCCCTTTCGACCAAGCGGTTGAGTTAGTTGACACCATACCTGGTGTTGCTCGTCGAACTGCTGAGATCATTGTCTCGGAAATTGGCACGGATATGAGTCGCTTCCCAAGTGCCGAACATTTGGCTGCTTGGGCTGGGGTTGCCCCTGGAAACTATGAAAGTGGCGGTAAGAAGCTTTGTGACGGCACTCGCAAAGGTAATCGAGTTTTACGAACTATTTTGGTTCAAGCTGCCCATGCTTTGGCTCGAACTAAAACTTACCTTGCTGCACAGTTTCGTCGTCTGTCGGCACGACGCGGAAAAAACGCGCTGCGGTTGCTGTTGCACATTCTATTTTAA